One Thermodesulfobacteriota bacterium DNA window includes the following coding sequences:
- a CDS encoding 4Fe-4S binding protein, translating into MARGEIVINENNCRGCGYCVAFCKRECIVMSGGKFSPLGYILPILADSDKCNACGVCGQMCPHFAVEVYKFIEN; encoded by the coding sequence ATGGCAAGAGGTGAGATAGTAATCAATGAGAACAATTGTCGTGGATGTGGTTACTGTGTGGCATTTTGTAAGCGGGAGTGTATCGTCATGTCCGGAGGCAAATTTAGTCCCCTTGGGTATATACTTCCAATTCTAGCTGATTCTGATAAGTGTAATGCCTGTGGAGTCTGCGGTCAGATGTGTCCTCATTTTGCCGTTGAGGTTTATAAATTTATTGAGAACTGA